In the genome of Pseudomonas sp. LBUM920, one region contains:
- a CDS encoding PLP-dependent aminotransferase family protein codes for MDLGIDRQALVPVVQQIVSAVAQWIRTSGASPGTRLPSIRQLALDNLLSQSSVIEAFERMVAQGVLVAKQGSGFVVAQPPVSLESHWHEGAELGWGAYVDGPLGELKLGCGWLPDAWRESDDICYAIREVSRTDTAGLFSYSTPLGLPVLREQLLKRLTQMKVPSSLDCILTTHGASHAQDLLIRTLLKAGDTVVVETPGYANLYRQLERHGVKLLHVPRTLGGPDIPVLETLLKSHRPKCLFINCLYHNPTGTSLCRAVAERLLQLASSENFLIVEEDVYGDLQHASCTRLSALPHDGRVIYISSFSKTLSSALRVGYLSASAAIIAPMVTLKTLTGIGTSRFAEAVLATLLANGTYRKWVQRLRKRLNTQMAATLQVLEDEEWEVFAVPAGGMFVWARPGRDDHSRLQVCARRLGVLLSPGALFNPKGEHSDWLRINVAYAADQRALALFRSMGPARSTSTILKTTGM; via the coding sequence TGGATTTAGGCATCGATCGACAGGCCCTTGTACCGGTGGTGCAGCAAATCGTCAGCGCGGTGGCGCAATGGATTCGCACAAGCGGGGCAAGCCCGGGCACGCGCTTGCCGTCCATCCGGCAATTGGCCCTCGACAACCTGCTCAGTCAATCCAGCGTCATCGAAGCCTTTGAGCGAATGGTGGCGCAGGGGGTGTTGGTGGCAAAACAGGGCTCGGGGTTTGTAGTGGCCCAACCGCCGGTTTCCCTTGAAAGCCACTGGCATGAAGGCGCCGAGCTGGGCTGGGGCGCCTACGTCGATGGCCCTTTGGGCGAGTTGAAACTGGGCTGCGGCTGGCTGCCGGACGCCTGGCGCGAAAGCGATGATATTTGTTACGCCATACGCGAGGTCAGCCGCACCGACACCGCCGGGCTGTTCAGCTACAGCACGCCGCTGGGGTTGCCGGTACTGCGTGAGCAACTGCTCAAGCGCCTGACGCAGATGAAAGTGCCCAGCAGTCTCGACTGCATTCTCACCACCCATGGCGCCAGCCATGCACAAGACCTGCTCATACGGACGTTGCTCAAGGCCGGCGATACGGTGGTGGTCGAGACGCCCGGGTATGCCAACCTCTACCGTCAGTTGGAGCGCCATGGCGTCAAGCTGCTGCACGTCCCGCGCACGCTGGGTGGCCCGGATATCCCGGTGTTGGAGACGCTGCTGAAAAGCCATCGGCCCAAATGCCTGTTCATCAACTGCCTGTATCACAACCCCACCGGCACCAGCCTTTGCCGTGCCGTGGCCGAGCGCCTGCTGCAATTGGCGAGCAGCGAGAACTTCCTGATTGTCGAAGAGGACGTCTACGGCGACTTGCAGCACGCCAGTTGCACACGGCTGTCCGCGCTGCCCCATGACGGTCGGGTGATCTATATTTCGAGTTTTTCCAAGACCCTCAGCAGTGCCTTGCGCGTGGGGTACCTCAGCGCCAGCGCGGCGATTATTGCGCCCATGGTGACGCTCAAAACGCTGACAGGCATCGGCACTTCGCGGTTTGCCGAGGCGGTGCTGGCCACGCTGCTGGCCAATGGCACCTACCGTAAGTGGGTGCAGCGCCTGCGCAAGCGCTTGAACACGCAAATGGCCGCAACCCTGCAGGTGCTGGAGGATGAGGAGTGGGAGGTGTTCGCCGTGCCCGCCGGGGGCATGTTTGTGTGGGCCCGGCCCGGCAGGGACGATCATTCACGGTTGCAGGTCTGTGCCCGACGGCTCGGTGTGTTGTTGTCGCCGGGGGCGCTGTTCAATCCCAAGGGTGAGCACAGCGACTGGCTGCGCATCAACGTGGCCTATGCTGCTGATCAGCGGGCGCTGGCGTTGTTCCGTTCCATGGGGCCTGCCAGATCGACCTCGACCATTCTGAAAACGACGGGCATGTAG